The following is a genomic window from Deltaproteobacteria bacterium.
GAAAAAAATGACATCTTGTTTACGAGATTAAGTGTTTAATCTTTGAATCTCAATACTTAAGTCTTGGTGTTGTGTAAATATTTGTAGCGAAAATCCGATAATCACAATGTGATTTTAATAGCCTTAATTATATTTTTTTCTAGTTATGCTGAAGCGATTGACGGCAATAGTTGTGATGCCCGCTCGCCCGTTCACTATTTTTCAAATTCGATGGAAGATATTATTAAATCCTATGAGTCTTTAACTTTTAAAACGGATCCAAAAAAGTTTTGTGATAATGGAATGCTCAGAAGATTTTTGGAAGCCAATACAAAAAATAAAGATGAAATTGCAAATATGTCGGACGCACAAGTAATTCAAAAAGCCAACGAGCTGGCAAATAAAGACGGTGGCGGTGGAGGCTTCATGTCCTTGCCGATTCAGAAGTACGCTGAAGAAGTTGTAAAAGGTGGAATACTTCTTGTAAATAATAATGGAGTTTTTTCGAATTTTGACTCAAATAAAAAAACGCTAAATCAGATTATTGATGAAGCTCAAATTACAATAAATTCAGATCCCTGCATTCATCCTAAACATGATGGTGCAAATTTAAAACTTTTCGTCGATAAATCAGGTGTGAAGCCTTATGATGATAATTTTATTATCTCTGCTGCAGAAAAGATGGGACCAACTGTTTTATGCGCAGAGCTTGTGTCTATACTTAAATCAACGTCTTGCGGAAGGTCATTTAATAATGTAGTTGATAGCCTGAAGCAAAGAGGTTCACCGCCGCTCACCTCCATGCCTAAGCTTCTTGATAGTATAGTAAACTCTGGAAAATTTGATAGTGGTTTGAAAGTAGCAGCTAACAAATTGATTGCAAAAATTAAAAATCCAAATCAGATCCAGTCCGACATCTTCACAGATTTAAAAGAATCATTTATTCAGTCAGGTAGTAACCCCAGTGATGCTGAAGATATGGCATTTAAAACACTCGGAATGATAGGAACTGCTGGTGCAGCGCTCAATATAAGATTGAATAAAATTGAATTTCAAGGAAATCGGTGGCCAACCGTGACGGCTCTTTCGACTATTTCCGCACTTATTCCTTTATTAGATTTTTATTCATCAAAAAATGGAGGAAAAATTTACAGTTTCCCAAATAATGTTGAAGTTAAATGTAATACATCAAAGTCATACCACTTTTGGATGGCTGCATACTTAGCTAGAGTAGAAGTTCAAAGTGGACAAGCTCCGGAGATAGCAGCTGCAGCCGCGTTTTCTTCTAGCAAAATTTATCATGTAGTTGGAAATTTAACTAACCGTTGGGGTGCTGGGGCATTTTTCTCACACAGACCTTTTTCTCCGGCAACAAACATTGTGCGAGCCGACCTGTCCTATGCAAGTGCTGGAGCTATTTTTGGAGCGGGTGCACAACAAGGTATTGATATCGACGAGGGTATTACTATGTTAATGAATAAAAGCTCAATTTTGCCAAGGCTAACAAAAGAAGAAATCTTAAATGAGGTTAAGCCAACTAATTTTTTTGGATATGGCCGTTTTAAAAAAATCTTTGCCCCAAATGAGGTGTTTCAGTCTCAAATAGCAAACAAAACCTTTAAAAAAATAGAAAAGTTTGATCAACTCCGGCCAGATGAAAAACTTTCTATTTGTAAATGACTAATCTTATCTATGATTTCAATATTCTGGTGTTAGTCAATGCCCATGGAGCTTCGCCCAACCATCAAGAGTGTAATTGGTCTTAGCATCATATATTTATTTTCTTTATCTGAACTTCTTTTAAAAAGGAATCGTTTTTTAAATGATAACAAGGTTTAAAAGACCCTATTTTAAACAAAGTAGAGTTCCATTAAAGCATTAAAAACCCACGTTGCTGGCATTGATGTCCATAAAGATATTCTGGCTAGAGGATAGGAACTTCAAAGCCCGAATTGTTCCATCCCAGCATTTAGTTTTCATTAGTTGTTGTTAAAATTTTGTGATTGGAACGGGTCTTTGGCAATGAATTTCGCTTAATTTTGAAATTTGCGACGTGCTTTTGATATATGGAGGGTGTTTTTCAGGATTTTGAATACACCAATCCATTGCAGATAAATTTCTTAGTCTGCCGATTGATTGAATTTGTCGTAATCAACAACCCACGAACGCTTTAACAACTTAGTACACCCACTAGAGGTTCGATCAAAACCTCATGAAATATATTTGTCCGCGCGGTCCTGACGATGAGCACACCGCCCGTAAGTCCACTCATCACACGAGGTAATTTGTCGAATTTTAGGCATGACAGGGCCTCCCACCGTTATCCACGGCATGGGAACAATTTTTTAGAAAATCAAATTTTGAAAATATCGAGTTTGACTCGGCTTATCCACCGATCTGGGTTTTTTCTCTTGCGGACCAAAACTCCAAATGAAATTTGGAGCGGGAGACGGGACTCAAACCCGCGACCTATGCCTTGGCAAGGCATCGCTCTATCAACTGAGCTACTCCCGCAAATCGATTATTCGAGAGAAATTAATATTGAATCATTTTCAAGTCAATGCAAAACTATCTTCGAATGATGGAAAATGATCACTCTGCACCTCTATTTGTGAAGGCTTTTAAAAAATGGACTTTGATTTCTGTTTTTGGTTTGGCTGCATATTTTTTTGGCTACCTTTTAAGTTTGTCAGAGAATCAGCCGTATAAACTAGAAAAAATAAAAAGCCAGTCTATTGCTTTTCTTAGTTCAAATTCACAATGAATTTGAAATTGGAAACAGTGCGCGATAATGAAATAAAAAAATAAAAATAACATTACTGGCTAGAAATAATTAATTTATTTTAACACTTGCCAATTATCGAGACTTTAAGGAATTGTTTATTTATGAAAAAAAATATATTTGGTATTTTAATATTTATCCTAAGTCATCATTGTTTCGGTTGGGGGCCCATTGGCCATAGAACAGCAGGATTAATTGCTGACGCCAATTTAACTCCAAAGGCCAAAGCTTCGGTTAGTTATTTGCTTAAGAATCAAGGCTTGGCGGATGTGGCAAATTGGGCTGATGTCATCAAGTCGGGCAGTTCCTATCAACAAACATTGCGGTATCATTATGAAGGTGTTCCTGTAGGGATGAATTACTTGGAGTACCTACAAAATACAAAAGCAGATGAAAGAGATAAAGGGGGCACCGTTCTAGCAATGCTTGTTGCCAGAGACACGCTGAGAAGTCCTAGTGCTAGTTTGCAAGATAAAGCAGACGCTCTTAAATTTCTTTCGCATTTTGTCGCTGATATTCATCAGCCACTCCACACGGGAAGGCCGGGGGATCGTGGGGGTAATGATATCAAATTGAATTGGTTCGGGGAACCATCAAATCTTCACCGAGTGTGGGATTCTGGAATGATCTTAACAGGTCACAAAAATATTATAAATGCAGGTATGTCTTTTGAACAATCCTGTCTTGTTTATGCTCAGTTTTTAACAAAGGTAAGCGGTAGACAGATTCGGTTTGTACGTAGTGATTTTGACAACTGGGTTTACGAGTCCTTAAGTTTGAGAGATTCTGCCGTTTATGATCAAAGTTATTTAAATCAACAAGCAGCTTATCAAGGGAAACTACTTCAATATTTGGACAACCGAGTCTTAGTTTCGGGTTTAAGATTAGCCGATGTGGTGAATCAAATTTTTGAAGCCCAACCTGTGCCACCTGAAGAGGTAACTTTCAGAAAGGAAATAGAGGCTATTGTTGGCAACCTCTATCGATTTATCAGTTTACGTCCCTAGGCTAGGTTTACTTAAGGGACTTTTGTTCCAAAAGGGCAAAGGTCCTAGGGGGCTTTTGATAACTGTGCTTTCTTTTCTTTAATTGTTTTAATGTATTGAGCTTCGAGTGTCGTCATCACAACTGAATTAAAAATTCCATCTACTGTTGTTGTTCTTTGGAGAACGTTGGCTGACTTTCTTATTCCCATAATAAAGGGTCCTAGCACTTCTACCTTGCCAATTTGCTGAATCAGCTTGTAGGCGATATTTGAACTTTCTAAATTTGGAAAAATTAAAATATTAGCGCCACCTTTGATGTTGCAAAAAGGAAATATTTTATCGACGATAAGAGGGTTGACGGCGGCATCGGCTTGAATATCCCCGTCGACTTCAAGATCAGGTCGTTTAATTCTGACGATATCGGCGGCCTTCTTCATTTTTTCTGGAGTGCCAGGAGCGGCAGTGAAGTTGGAATAGGATAACATGGCAATTTTTGGTTTTTTCCCAAAATATTCTACGATCCGACTACATTGCGTAGCAATTTTAGCCAGGGACTCGCTAGAGGGATTATGATTGACAGTGGTATCAGCAAGCAGAATAAAATTTTTCTCAGTTAAAATGAGGTTGCAGCCTGCAGCTATTTCTTCATGGCCTGCACTGATGATTTGCAGGATCGGACGAACCGCATCGGCATAGTTTTGGGTTGATCCTGTGACCATCCCGTCGGCATCGTTGAGCAAGACCATCATAGATGCAAAATAATTTGGATCAACCATGAGGCGCTCTGCTTCTTTTAAGTTAACGCCTTTTCTTTGTCTTAGTTTATAGAGTTCCTCCACATAGGTTTTAAATTTTGGGTGCTGGGAAGGTTGGATGATAGGAATATTTTCTAAGGCGGTTAACTCCAAGTCTCTGATTTTTTCTTTAACTCGATCCGGGTATCCTAATAAGATAGGCTCGCAAATTCGTTCTTCGACGAGGGCTCTAAGAGCTTTGAGAACGCGCTCTGAAGTGCCTTCGGGAAAAACAATGCGACAGAGTTTGCCACCATGAGCCTCCGTATTTTGATGGACCCGATTGATGGAGCTTCGAATAA
Proteins encoded in this region:
- a CDS encoding S1/P1 nuclease, coding for MKKNIFGILIFILSHHCFGWGPIGHRTAGLIADANLTPKAKASVSYLLKNQGLADVANWADVIKSGSSYQQTLRYHYEGVPVGMNYLEYLQNTKADERDKGGTVLAMLVARDTLRSPSASLQDKADALKFLSHFVADIHQPLHTGRPGDRGGNDIKLNWFGEPSNLHRVWDSGMILTGHKNIINAGMSFEQSCLVYAQFLTKVSGRQIRFVRSDFDNWVYESLSLRDSAVYDQSYLNQQAAYQGKLLQYLDNRVLVSGLRLADVVNQIFEAQPVPPEEVTFRKEIEAIVGNLYRFISLRP